One window from the genome of Podospora pseudocomata strain CBS 415.72m chromosome 6, whole genome shotgun sequence encodes:
- a CDS encoding hypothetical protein (EggNog:ENOG503NXKS; COG:U): protein MLGHHREDGGGGGGGGGDSDNDNDNNGGGAAYPAPSSMMHHGLPASRQQAKPQWPNAGPWSKPDEQTDYSYYQQQYNQRHQHYPPRNFPVQNLHSYQTRSNHQRRPSSSPKPTLDLSHDRRQIPPDLLSPRSDSFFYSSPNARRNPALTPTASHFPNSSARMRAESNPVSRPPPRSAFPGLSSNPFIIEAYEPEPEPEPEPTPQSEPPSRAHSRPPSDEPPRKFPLLARHHEQIGGAMSPASMMSRFESPPGSRRGTPTPSEGTVVTVENFSRPRKTSIRSQQSDGALSSRRMGLSRPQVEPTLEESGEYQSDYQQVHAQSHAPGNPWPRLRRLSGSSSQSSSTFSSIAPRPSQDHAPRSETPRNMNAPIAALAGPFARSVLGPSSSGTQAYAREEQAAQEQQQQQQQQQQQQQQPVQPREPPPWLSAPDETLRSSFRSQLTSSTAQGTLFTATGTERNSVLTKASSVGDHQSITNIYARASWWHSSIIGDDGLLEDVMGMYERGFNDSDIESIRKSMRFADDEDIFAQADLDNPMPRRNSSRPASSHHSDADVVKEKILEAMNDSLPAPTGIAIPMGSPGSRQSVPKFRQSLLPTNSLPKDFGFGQHIAKRNLAEAEGLEKHDSAKLVDGDDVPVQQAVEREEERPVSPLSPVQPELPIPTMPIPASRPTTPSRAPPPMPQEPPEEPGARDRYGFRKAGPNVSRQAYDAWNAGYTEYLSRRRKKWIAFLKDNSLMTDRPIRFPPRSTKTKRFIRKGIPPDWRGAAWFYYAGGPAILSKHRGVYEDLLRRAALDPTGPGSMPGLVGEVKPLIVDDIEKDLYRTFPDNIRFKPPRPAPPPPSSPVGGEEGDDAVEVEPAPEPEIITSLRRVLHAFALYNPRIGYCQSLNFLAGLLLLFVETEEQAFWLLNVITRVYLPGTHEMSLEGSKVDLGVLMVALKDSLPNVWKQIGGDEDMGLGGGGGGKKKPKRGLPGSGHRANQQSVSDPNRLPAITLCMTAWFMSCFIGTLPIETVLRVWDVFFYEGSRTLFRVALTIFKLGEPEIKAVQDPMEMFGVVQQFPRKLLDANALMDLCYKRRNGIGHLSQDDVEEKRQERRDGIRRWKAEQEAAALGGGSSNNGGTGTRGLDLAGGVDGGMRGVFGRVGGNKSGGNKEQVRAAEVM from the exons ATGTTGGGCCATCACAgagaagacggaggaggaggaggaggaggaggaggagacagtGACAATGATAATGATAataatggtggtggtgcggccTATCCCGCCCCAAGCAGCATGATGCACCACGGCTTGCCCGCTTCCCGACAGCAAGCGAAACCACAATGGCCAAACGCCGGACCCTGGTCGAAACCAGACGAACAGACCGACTACTCCTACTACCAGCAGCAATACAACCAGCGCCATCAGCACTATCCTCCCCGCAACTTTCCCGTCCAGAATCTTCACTCTTACCAAACACGCTCCAACCACCAACGACGACCGTCGAGCTCGCCGAAACCGACGCTCGATCTATCACACGACCGCCGACAGATCCCCCCTGACCTCCTTTCTCCTCGCAGCGACTCTTTCTTTTATAGCTCCCCGAATGCTCGGCGAAATCCGGCCTTGACACCGACCGCCTCCCATTTTCCGAACAGCAGTGCTCGGATGAGGGCCGAGTCGAACCCCGTGTCGAGACCGCCGCCCAGGTCGGCTTTTCCGGGCCTGTCGTCGAACCCTTTCATCATTGAGGCATacgaaccagaaccagaaccagaacctgAGCCGACACCGCAATCGGAGCCCCCATCGCGGGCGCATTCTCGACCGCCGAGCGATGAGCCGCCACGCAAGTTCCCGCTCCTTGCCCGACATCACGAGCAAATCGGGGGGGCGATGTCTCCAGCCTCGATGATGTCGCGCTTCGAGTCACCGCCCGGCAGCAGGCGAGgcacaccaaccccatcggAAGGTACTGTCGTGACAGTCGAAAACTTTTCTCGGCCACGGAAGACGAGCATTCGGTCGCAGCAGTCTGATGGTGCTTTGTCGTCACGACGGATGGGGCTGAGTCGCCCGCAGGTGGAGCCGACGCTGGAAGAGTCGGGAGAGTATCAGAGTGATTATCAACAAGTACACGCGCAATCCCACGCGCCCGGAAATCCGTGGCCTAGGCTTCGGAGACTGTCTGGCTCGTCCTCGCAGTCTTCCAGTACGTTTTCCTCGATTGCGCCTCGCCCGTCGCAGGATCATGCTCCGAGAAGCGAGACTCCGAGAAATATGAACGCCCCCATTGCGGCCTTGGCCGGCCCCTTTGCGAGATCGGTGCTGGGTCCCAGTAGTAGTGGCACTCAGGCCTACGCTCGGGAAGAGCAGGCGgcacaagaacaacaacaacaacagcagcagcaacaacagcaacagcaacagccagTTCAACCTCGAgagccaccaccatggctCTCAGCACCGGACGAAACCCTTCGGTCGAGCTTTCGATCCCAGCTCACATCCTCCACGGCTCAGGGCACGTTATTCACGGCGACGGGAACCGAGAGAAACAGCGTTCTCACCAAAGCGAGCAGCGTCGGGGATCACCAATCTATTACTAACATCTATGCTCGGGCAAGCTGGTGGCACAGCTCCATCATTGGAGACGATGGGCTTTTGGAGGATGTGATGGGAATGTACGAGAGAGGGTTCAACGATTCGGACATTGAAAGCATACGGAAGAGCATGAGGTTTGCAGACGACGAGGACATTTTTGCGCAGGCTGATTTGGACAACCCGATGCCACGGAGGAACAGCTCGAGGCCTGCAAGCAGCCACCATTCCGACGCCGAcgtggtgaaggagaagataTTGGAAGCGATGAACGACAGCTTGCCAGCGCCAACTGGCATCGCGATTCCGATGGGCAGTCCGGGTTCGAGACAGTCGGTTCCCAAGTTTAGACAGTCGTTACTGCCAACGAACTCGTTGCCGAAGGATTTTGGATTTGGACAGCACATCGCGAAGAGAAATCTGGCTGAAGCCGAAGGGCTGGAGAAGCACGATTCGGCCAagttggtggatggggatgatgtccCAGTGCAGCAGGCGGTGGaacgggaggaagagagaccAGTTTCGCCCTTGTCGCCTGTACAGCCAGAGCTACCGATACCCACGATGCCGATACCAG CTTCTCGCCCTACAACGCCATCTCGCGCTCCGCCACCAATGCCACAGGAACCACCGGAGGAGCCAGGCGCCCGGGACCGGTACGGGTTCCGAAAGGCGGGTCCTAATGTTTCCCGCCAGGCGTATGACGCTTGGAACGCCGGTTATACCGAATACTTGTCCAGGAGACGCAAGAAGTGGATTGCCTTTCTCAAGGACAACTCGCTCATGACGGACCGACCTATACGATTCCCGCCACGCAGCACCAAGACGAAGAGATTCATCCGAAAGGGCATCCCGCCAGACTGGAGAGGGGCGGCCTGGTTTTACTACGCGGGCGGACCGGCGATTCTGAGCAAGCACCGGGGTGTGTACGAAGATTTGCTGAGGCGGGCTGCGTTGGATCCCACCGGACCGGGGAGCATgccggggttggtgggggaggtaaAGCCGTTGATTGTGGACGACATCGAGAAGGATTTATACAGGACGTTTCCTGACAATATCCGGTTCAAGCCGCCCAGGCCGGCGCCGCCACCTCCGAGTAGTCCGGttggcggtgaggagggagatgatgcgGTCGAGGTCGAGCCAGCGCCAGAGCCGGAGATCATCACGTCGCTTAGGAGGGTCTTGCACGCGTTTGCGTTGTATAACCCCCGGATCGGGTACTGTCAGAGTCTGAACTTTCTGGCTGGGTTACTGCTGCTGTTTGTCGAGACCGAGGAGCAGGCGTTTTGGTTGCTTAATGTCATCACCAGGGTTTATCTTCCGGGCACGCACGAGATGAGCCTGGAGGGATCAAAAGTTGATCTTGGGGTTTTGATGGTGGCGCTCAAGGACTCTCTCCCTAATGTCTGGAAGCAAATAGGAGGCGACGAGGACATGGGActgggcgggggaggagggggaaagaagaaacccaAACGAGGCCTCCCCGGCAGCGGACACAGGGCCAACCAGCAGAGCGTGAGCGATCCTAATCGGCTCCCTGCCATAACACTCTGCATGACGGCCTGGTTCATGTCTTGTTTCATCGGGACTCTCCCCATCGAGACGGTCCTGAGAGTCTGGGACGTGTTTTTCTACGAGGGGAGCAGGACGCTGTTTAGGGTTGCGTTGACGATCTTCAAGCTGGGGGAGCCCGAGATCAAGGCGGTGCAGGATCCGATGGAGATGTTTGGGGTTGTGCAGCAGTTTCCACGGAAGCTGCTGGACGCGAACGCGCTGATGGATTTGTGCTACAAGAGGCGGAACGGGATCGGGCATTTGAGccaggatgatgttgaggagaagaggcaggagaggagggatgggattaggaggtggaaggcggagcaggaggctgctgctttgggcGGTGGGAGTAGCAACAACGGGGGAACAGGGacgagggggttggatttAGCTGGGGGGGTGGACGGCGGCAtgaggggggtttttggaAGGGTGGGTGGGAATAAGTCGGGGGGAAACAAGGAGCAGGTCAGGGCTGCGGAGGTGATGTAG
- a CDS encoding hypothetical protein (EggNog:ENOG503P6YV), producing the protein MMADDDSAAAQPKPEEPKAEAGTEQKKQGVVEAVAEAVPEASQPQQRDVSDASQQQQENVPEGSQQQQENVPEASQQQQTEVNDAAPQQQTDVNDANPALSPTPLPPTHQETQKGGQPSGGAVRFDTLPGPHPTAHLQPVFGTYDARREEDEVPYEIPHNPKWHKVKIGLMLFAVAVSALVIGLSVATGYISAGDYGYWYIHESAYISGVSASAAILSLVFIVIEMLTMWFSKDHRGLHPGWLITFNLIVGALAVAGFGIMVHYVTNVGGYNGWSRYFDNQDTADKELALFQALLAFDFVLFFTHLVLFVGACGEAHQRNRARREVQIVEIPYDPSHPLPAGFQHVPHPTLQHPPLPPPPPPPTQQIPGSWAPQQPRRQPQRVSVHGVIPYITPEQAAQYGGYYSPMPTPAPPQQPQRVRTSQRGYYAPAPYNPFVQNAPAPQQQRSSMRGARAAAGQGNVAAAEKTTKPTSAATAGKKEAPLPEIPLPEVPTEGEEEAVAEKSEPAAQVEVVTEKGVAEK; encoded by the exons ATGATGGCAGACGACGACAGCGCGGCTGCGCAGCCAAAACCGGAGGAGCCCAAAGCCGAGGCTGGGACTGAGCAAAAGAAGcaaggggttgttgaggctgTTGCCGAGGCTGTTCCCGAGGCCAGTCAACCGCAGCAGAGGGATGTTAGCGATGCcagtcaacagcagcaggagaatgTTCCTGAGGGCAgtcaacagcaacaggagAACGTTCCCGAGGCCAgtcaacagcaacagacGGAGGTAAACGATGCCGCCCCACAGCAACAGACGGACGTAAACGATGCCAACCCAGCACTCTCACCAACGCCACTCCCGCCAACCCACCAGGAGACGCAAAAAGGTGGGCAGCCATCGGGCGGTGCTGTACGGTTCGACACCCTCCCAGGCCCGCATCCAACGGCCCATCTGCAGCCGGTGTTTGGAACATACGACGCCCGgcgcgaggaggatgaagtgCCCTATGAaatcccccacaaccccaagTGGCACAAGGTCAAGATTGGACTAATGCTCTTTGCTGTTGCGGTTTCGGCCTTGGTTATCGGGTTGAGTGTTGCTACGGGGTATATCTCTGCGGGAGACTACGGGTACTGGTATATTCATGAATCAGCGTACATTTCCGGTGTTTCTGCCTCGGCG GcgatcctctccctcgtcttcatcgtcatcgaGATGTTGACCATGTGGTTCTCCAAAGACCACCGTGGCCTGCACCCAGGATGGCTAAtcaccttcaacctcatTGTCGGTGCCCTTGCCGTGGCCGGGTTCGGCATCATGGTTCACTATGTCACCAACGTAGGGGGATACAACGGTTGGTCCCGGTATTTCGACAACCAGGACACAGCCGACAAAGAACTCGCACTCTTCCAGGCCCTTTTAGCCTTTGATTTTGTGTTATTCTTCACTCACCTCGTCTTGTTCGTCGGTGCCTGCGGCGAGGCTCACCAGCGGAACCGAGCCAGACGGGAGGTCCAGATAGTGGAGATCCCGTATGatccttcccaccctctGCCCGCCGGCTTCCAGCATGTACCACATCCAACTTTGCAGCACCCCccattaccaccacctcctcctcctcccacccaacaaaTTCCAGGAAGCTGGgcaccccaacaaccacgacgacaaccacagCGTGTGTCTGTTCACGGGGTTATCCCCTACATCACACCCGAACAAGCGGCTCAATACGGGGGTTACTACTCCCCTATGCCGACGCCGGcgcctcctcagcaacctcaacGAGTGAGAACAAGTCAGAGGGGGTATTACGCCCCGGCGCCGTATAACCCTTTTGTGCAGAACGCCCCGgcgccgcagcagcagcggtcTTCGATGCGTGGTGCCAGGGCTGCGGCGGGACAGGGGAATGTTGCTGCGGCAGAGAAGACGACGAAACCGACTTCTGCTGCTACGGCGGGGAAAAAAGAGGCGCCGTTGCCGGAGATACCGCTGCCGGAGGTTCCaacggagggggaggaggaggccgtgGCTGAGAAGAGTGAGCCAGCGGCGCAGGTAGAGGTCGTGACCGAGAAGGGCGTGGCTGAGAAGTGA
- a CDS encoding hypothetical protein (EggNog:ENOG503P9GZ), translating into MTGRKRKQEEEELVALPSDDEEEEEEYVSDEDDEEAGDSSGDDGSFNEEDAEDDEEGEEEDEEAAPAPPKKKIKTAATAEGDAPQKNGHMNGVAEDDEGDDQEEEDQEGEEEGDDDDVEDEEGAEEDEPPIASKGVKKAAAPPAAAEGSAAAVAADGDDKD; encoded by the exons ATGACCGGCCGCAAGAGAaagcaagaggaggaggagctcgtaGCTCTGCCcagtgatgacgaggaggaggaggagga GTATGTCTctgacgaggatgacgaagaagccgGCGATAGTTCCGGAGATGACGGAAGCTTCAACGAAGAGGATGccgaagatgacgaggagggcgaagaagaagacgaggaagctGCCCCGG CTcctcccaagaagaagataaAGACGGCAGCTACCGCCGAGGGTGATGCGCCTCAGAAGAACGGCCACATGAACGGTGtcgccgaggatgacgaagGAGATgaccaagaggaggaggatcaagagggcgaggaagaaggcgacgatgatgacgtcgaagacgaggaaggtgctgaggaggatgagcccCCTATCGCTTCCAAGGGCgtcaagaaggctgccgcaccgcctgccgccgccgagggcagcgctgctgctgttgccgctGATGGTGACGACAAGGACTAA
- a CDS encoding hypothetical protein (EggNog:ENOG503PW16; COG:K) gives MDNTYYGGHYDDENQQNIPSYPLAFDIQEQDHANASVLCPSSTSPLGGSISISPTDRFSNTEAYGDYDSRGITSLMPESSYSAPTEPVSAYDNASLSMSSGPHSFPYGQIHDELDGGVMNQGPPPPTGWGPQFQSFTPYAEDPRVAMGVGERSSGVPYQYPPSTSKRQKSHAANPPFQGLTIDTMTMNPHGDRRPHKSAAAAAKRSKGKKPSAPTTSLSSPTSQSTISSGSAAPNSLPEEDCDSEQEQAVSTGRQGRHNARTRHNMVEQKYRHRLNTHFDKLLEVLPSGVGVGGMMMGDGYQNTYQTTYLGGDGGAPSLERERKVSKAEVLDRARLYIQTLESEHVRLQREREELRGLWEGYYERAAGVGKGLDGGV, from the exons ATGGACAACACTTACTACGGTGGTCACTACGATGACGAAAACCAACAG AACATTCCATCATACCCCTTAGCTTTCGACATTCAGGAGCAGGACCATGCCAATGCATCCGTCTTGTGTCCcagctcaacctcccctttGGGGGGTTCGATCTCGATCTCGCCGACTGATCGCTTCAGCAACACCGAAGCATACGGGGACTATGACTCCCGCGGTATCACTTCCCTCATGCCAGAAAGCTCCTACTCTGCCCCAACCGAGCCGGTGTCTGCCTATGACAACGCTTCACTGAGCATGTCTTCCGGTCCGCACAGCTTTCCCTATGGGCAGATACACGACGAGCTTGACGGAGGGGTGATGAATCAaggtcctcctccaccgactGGCTGGGGCCCCCAATTTCAATCCTTCACGCCATATGCAGAGGACCCTCGTGTGGCGAtgggtgttggtgagagAAGCAGTGGTGTTCCTTACCAATATCCACCGTCAACAAGCAAACGTCAAAAAAGCCAcgccgccaaccccccttttcaagGCTTGACGATTGATACAATGACCATGAACCCACACGGTGATCGACGACCTCACaagtcggcggcggcggcggccaaGAGGAGCAAAGGAAAGAAACCATCAGCTCCCACAACGAgtctctcctctcccacaaGCCAGTCAACCATATCCAGCGGCAGCGCGGCACCGAACTCACTCCCTGAAGAGGACTGTGACtcggagcaggagcaggctGTTTCGACGGGCAGGCAAGGTCGTCATAACGCCCGCACTAGGCATAATATGGTTGAGCAAAAGTACCGGCATAGGCTCAACACGCATTTTGATAagctgctggaggtgttgccgtcgggggttggtgtgggcgggatgatgatgggggatgggtATCAGAATACGTACCAGACGACATatttggggggggatgggggggcgccgagtttggagagggagaggaaggtgagtAAGGCTGAGGTGCTGGATCGGGCGAGGTTATATATACAGACGCTGGAGAGTGAGCATGTGAGGTTgcagcgggagagggaggagttgagggggttgtgggagggGTATTATGAAcgggcggcgggggtggggaaggggttggatgggggggtttga
- a CDS encoding hypothetical protein (EggNog:ENOG503NZQM; COG:S), with protein MFKRSFRSRETSNSQREAASTTMDSQHRVDKAARLMRKGSVRDAQKVSKLQRSLNNNEETSRTQSVQTRLNDKSLAPSPIVTLVVGAEARLFAAHEDVLCQSPFFERVIRSNFTDAQNRRISLPDEEPEVFSGILEYLYKGDYYPRLLHNKQRNSWELEDSLPRRVTPQTSPTINDSPKFGGGRAGQTPQTPAAVEATVFLSGIGQHILRDTAIYCAADRFGLEELKRLALRKQGLQAGIDVGTILRSAQYCYANTPDSDSRLRAHYLALIIRCRKTFKRSGTMQAEMEKCGSDNVYGEGSGKLFFDLFVAMCNHLDDVIDASNARTPKTI; from the coding sequence ATGTTCAAGCGTTCTTTCCGAAGCCGTGAGACCAGCAACTCCCAGCGGGAGGCTGCCTCAACGACGATGGATTCACAACACCGCGTGGACAAGGCCGCGAggctgatgaggaagggCTCCGTGCGGGATGCCCAAAAAGTGTCGAAATTGCAACGGTCGCTCAATAACAACGAGGAGACCTCGCGTACACAGAGTGTGCAGACGAGGCTCAACGACAAGTCTCTGGCCCCTTCACCCATCGTCACCCTGGTGGTGGGCGCAGAGGCACGGCTGTTTGCAGCGCACGAAGATGTGCTCTGCCAGTCGCCCTTTTTCGAGAGGGTGATTCGGAGCAACTTCACCGATGCGCAGAATAGAAGGATCTCCCTCCCAGACGAGGAGCCAGAGGTCTTCAGCGGTATCCTCGAATATCTCTACAAGGGCGACTATTACCCCCGCTTGTTGCACAACAAGCAGCGCAACTCTTGGGAGCTCGAGGACTCGCTTCCCCGTCGGGTCACgccccaaacctccccgaCGATCAACGACTCACCTAAATTCGGAGGTGGCCGCGCAGGCCAAaccccccagacccctgCGGCTGTCGAGGCGACCGTGTTCCTCTCGGGCATCGGCCAGCACATCCTTCGCGACACGGCCATCTACTGCGCTGCTGATCGCtttgggctggaggagctcaagaggCTGGCGCTGCGGAAGCAAGGATTGCAGGCCGGCATCGACGTCGGCACCATCCTCCGCAGCGCGCAGTACTGCTACGCCAACACGCCCGACTCAGACAGCCGTCTGCGCGCCCATTACCTAGCACTCATCATCCGGTGCCGCAAGACCTTTAAGCGCAGTGGCACCAtgcaggccgagatggagaagtGCGGCAGCGACAACGTGTACGGCGAGGGAAGTGGGAAGTTGTTCTTTGATCTGTTTGTTGCCATGTGCAACCACCTCGACGACGTCATCGATGCGAGCAACGCGCGGACCCCCAAGACGATCTAA
- a CDS encoding hypothetical protein (EggNog:ENOG503PHV9), with protein sequence MSCVALDPFYFMIKYSTHCSTPSPSFPSSHQTITTNPPRAIMSSKLIPNTTQDADTDNSYVSRPGHKHEPVQVIADEQARDEVKNNNQTNNTSSDQLDKQAIDQSNIIFSTKPVTRGAAPPKGAYKEPTDTEGLPRNDGRSSV encoded by the exons ATGTCATGTGTTGCCTTGGACCCTTTCTATTTCATGATCAAATACAGCACCCACTGCtcaactccatctccctcattcccttcttctcatcaaacaATCACGACAAACCCCCCAAGAGCAATCATGTCCTCCAAGCTAATCCCCAACACGACCCAAGACGCCGACACAGACAACTCGTACGTCTCCCGGCCAGGCCACAAGCACGAGCCAGTGCAGGTCATCGCCGACGAGCAAGCCAGGGACGAGGtgaaaaacaacaaccagaccAACAACACAAGCAGTGATCAACTCG ACAAACAAGCCATTGACCAAtccaacatcatcttcagCACCAAACCCGTCACCCGTGGCGCAGCCCCCCCAAAGGGGGCATACAAAGAGCCCACCGACACCGAGGGCCTGCCGAGGAATGATGGGCGGAGCTCTGTCTAG
- a CDS encoding hypothetical protein (EggNog:ENOG503P36W): protein MSTEERAPLLSTRQGLPVANSSLTVQDHPIFLRVCHSPWPWVSQSCLVYLRGLIFCYLTGLAGMLLRYKFHHEYPHNEGKSNWHIFFEFASVAYLFFWLYHLITFCWSFTHLFFPDVDEDDNSWESVLLCKMSPPLQTPKSRKRLYFSIFYTISHVFVFMNTLIYWCILVPKGYGHLPKGKEGEPVSDSTWKDFWGHGWFEPFCILNLYLVTSLIALFEIFVLNSIKRQVPVPAHVIATVFFLSAYLGWAAFGKWFTGLYPFFWMDPEIMKMTEYIASYVAGFLCLGPTVFAFMYGLIGMRENMTHKDDGDKKQPAHNRSLLDE, encoded by the exons ATGTCGACCGAAGAGCGAGCTCCGCTCTTGTCGACCCGCCAAGGTCTTCCTGTGGCCAACAGCTCCTTGACCGTTCAGGACCATCCCATCTTTCTTCGAGTTTGCCATTCCCCATGGCCATGGGTTAGCCAAAGCTGTTTGGTGTACCTTCGCGGTCTCATCTTCTGCTACCTCACGGGTCTCGCCGGCATGCTCTTGCGCTACAAGTTTCACCACGAATATCCCCACAATGAGGGAAAGTCCAATTGGCATATCTTCTTCGAATTTGCCTCAGTGGCCTATCTCTTTTTCTGGCTTTATCACCTCATTACCTTT TGCTGGAGCTTTACCCATCTCTTTTTCCCCGAcgtcgacgaggatgacaaCAGCTGGGAATCTGTGCTTTTGTGCAAGATGTCTCCACCTCTTCAGACACCAAAGTCCCGCAAGCGCTTGTACTTCAGCATCTTCTACACCATCTCCCATGTGTTTGTCTTTATGAACACGCTCATTTACTGGTGCATCTTGGTGCCGAAGGGGTACGGTCACCTTcccaagggcaaggaagGCGAGCCGGTCTCGGATTCAACTT GGAAGGATTTCTGGGGCCACGGATGGTTCGAGCCGTTCTGCATTCTCAATCTCTACCTGGTTACTTCGCTCATTGCCCTCTTCGAGATCTTTGTCTTGAATAGCATCAAGCGCCAGGTCCCTGTTCCTGCGCACGTTATCGCGACGGTATTCTTTCTCTCGGCTTACCTTGGCTGGGCCGCTTTTGGCAAGTGGTTCACCGGCTTGTATCCATTCTTCTGGATGGATCCCGAGATCATGAAGATGACCGAGTACATTGCGTCGTATGTTGCAGGATTCTTGTGCCTTGGACCTACAG TCTTCGCCTTCATGTATGGACTCATTGGCATGCGCGAGAACATGACTCAcaaggatgatggggacAAAAAGCAGCCTGCCCACAACAGGTCGCTCTTGGACGAGTAA
- the SEC11 gene encoding Signal peptidase complex catalytic subunit (COG:U; EggNog:ENOG503P0U2; MEROPS:MER0000602), giving the protein MLSALGNPRQAAAQLMNFGLILSTAFMMWKGLSVISDSPSPIVVVLSGSMEPAFQRGDLLLLWNRNLFTETSVGEVVVYNVRDKDIPIVHRVISKFGTGPTAKLLTKGDNNDSDDTKLYAPGQNYLVREDIIGCVAPD; this is encoded by the exons ATGTTATCAGCCTTAGGAAACCCGCGGCAGGCCGCCGCCCAGCTCATGAACTTTGGCCTGATACTGTCCACGGCTTTTATG ATGTGGAAAGGTCTCTCCGTCATCAGCGATTCCCCCTCTCCgatcgtcgtcgtcctctcCGGCAGCATGGAGCCTGCCTTCCAAAGAGGAGACCTGCTTCTGCTTTGGAACCGAAATCTGTTTACCGAAACGAGCGtgggcgaggtggtggtgtataaCGTGAGGGATAAAGATATCCCAATCGTGCACAGGGTTATCAGCAAGTTTGGCACTGG GCCGACTGCAAAGCTCTTGACCAAGGGAGACAACAACGATTCCGACGACACGAAGCTCTACGCCCCTGGGCAAAACTACCTGGTTAGGGAAGATATTATTGGGTGCGTTGCTCCTGATTAG
- a CDS encoding hypothetical protein (EggNog:ENOG503P83B; COG:K): MEPSATKTSIMIKEASSGADETSVSAVPTPGYGYMGQASYGANVVPWSLPDAPYTASSFFEEPSCDFFSLSRTPFTPFVGGNWHLSNNLSPEVSLPTPFSSVGSRAGVWRGEPGGEYCEHEVFSPVSELATIDMANSVTHTKRSWSEESSTSAKHQPNDKIKATSRSKGRGKHNIQLRTASRKARKGSLAPATPLSPAESVHNPGSASDDDDLTPEERRARRNHNLVEKQYRNRLNAQFERLLAVLPLEQYKGGHLGQGEGCDGFATDEKRMSKAEVLDLATRRIKALEMEKERLNRERKELLRNMDIMAGAVAQAANQGL, from the exons ATGGAACCCAGCGCGACGAAGACCAGCATCATGATCAAGGAAGCGAGTTCCGGTGCTGACGAG ACCTCGGTGTCGGCAGTACCCACCCCAGGCTATGGCTATATGGGTCAAGCCAGCTACGGGGCTAACGTCGTCCCATGGAGCTTGCCCGACGCACCGTACACAGCTTCTTCGTTCTTTGAGGAACCATCCTGCgacttcttttccttgtcgAGGACTCCATTTACTCCATTTGTGGGTGGAAATTGGCACTTGTCCAACAATCTCAGTCCCGAAGTCTCTCTACCAACACCATTCAGCTCAGTAGGTTCCAGAGCGGGCGTATGGAGGGGCGAACCCGGGGGCGAGTATTGCGAGCATGAGGTCTTCTCCCCAGTGAGCGAACTAGCCACCATCGATATGGCAAATTCTGTGACACACACCAAGAGGTCTTGGTCTGAGGAGTCGTCCACGTCGGCCAAGCATCAGCCCAacgacaagatcaaggccaCCAGTAGATCAAAGGGTCGTGGCAAGCACAATATTCAGCTGCGTACCGCCTCCCGCAAAGCTCGAAAAGGAAGTTTGGCGCCAGCAACACCTCTATCTCCAGCTGAAAGCGTTCACAATCCCGGTTCAgccagtgatgatgatgacctcACCCCTGAAGAACGCCGTGCCAGACGTAACCATAACCTTGTCGAGAAACAGTACCGCAACAGGCTGAACGCCCAGTTCGAGCGCCTCTTGGCCGTCCTTCCACTCGAGCAATACAAGGGGGGTCACCTGGGTCAGGGAGAAGGCTGTGATGGATTCGCAACCGATGAGAAGAGAATGAGCAAGGCCGAGGTGTTGGATTTAGCAACCAGACGTATCAAGGCActtgagatggagaaggagcgcttgaacagagaaagaaaagagctGCTAAGGAACATGGACATCATGGCTGGAGCCGTTGCTCAGGCAGCCAATCAAGGACTTTGA